Proteins co-encoded in one Brassica oleracea var. oleracea cultivar TO1000 chromosome C4, BOL, whole genome shotgun sequence genomic window:
- the LOC106338832 gene encoding uncharacterized protein LOC106338832 → MEKAKLPFKKRFSWNGRNKSFIGFMVDDNMKEKERRGRFCDSPKVLQCHECKGFGHVADECANLQKRKKKTVTKSDSKSESDYGEELKSIMAFTTFMSGSKTKFSVGSASASVSGSSCGSDDDAGSDDEGGTFDLSGNYEKMYEHWLKLVETNSDLAKEKAKLEAQVAEALKYASEKEEEARQAGAQLAETQKNLRLLNNGTNQLDHLLSIGQSDRCGLGYQGECLKAEGVFVPAGKTKDVATSDTKPEVKRFAGNATYRKIAVKPATGVKNVTATRAATRADTRAATRAATSTDAATDTATAPERVSGLKSGSQQRFQPVCHHCGVVGHIRPRCFKLLREKNQMEQAYGMRYHGPICYSCGVQGHMRGDCVKSVQGANHGGFGLRNTWSRRFDHYGDGGMGFPPYFGGYGSSY, encoded by the coding sequence ATGGAGAAAGCTAAGTTGCCTTTCAAGAAGCGTTTCTCATGGAATGGACGAAACAAATCTTTTATCGGGTTCATGGTTGATGATAACATGAAGGAGAAAGAAAGAAGAGGAAGATTTTGTGATTCTCCAAAGGTTCTACAGTGCCATGAATGCAAAGGTTTTGGGCATGTAGCTGATGAGTGTGCAAATCTGCAGAAGCGGAAGAAAAAAACAGTTACCAAGAGTGATTCTAAAAGTGAATCTGATTATGGTGAGGAGCTAAAGAGTATTATGGCGTTCACAACCTTTATGTCTGGTTCTAAGACGAAATTTTCAGTGGGATCTGCTTCAGCGTCTGTGTCAGGGTCTTCATGTGGAAGTGATGATGATGCTGGAAGTGATGATGAAGGTGGAACCTTTGATCTTTCTGGGAATTATGAAAAGATGTATGAGCATTGGCTCAAGCTGGTTGAGACGAATTCAGATTTGGCTAAGGAGAAAGCCAAGCTAGAAGCTCAAGTTGCTGAAGCTCTTAAGTATGCTTCAGAGAAAGAAGAAGAAGCACGACAGGCTGGTGCTCAACTTGCAGAGACTCAGAAGAATTTGAGGTTGCTGAATAATGGGACGAATCAGCTAGATCATCTTCTCAGTATTGGGCAAAGTGATAGATGTGGCCTTGGATATCAAGGAGAATGTTTGAAAGCTGAAGGTGTTTTTGTACCAGCAGGTAAAACTAAGGATGTAGCTACGTCTGATACAAAGCCTGAGGTTAAGAGGTTTGCTGGGAATGCAACATATAGGAAGATTGCAGTGAAGCCTGCAACTGGTGTGAAGAATGTGACTGCTACCCGTGCTGCTACGCGTGCTGATACGCGTGCTGCTACGCGTGCTGCTACGAGTACTGATGCGGCAACTGATACGGCGACTGCTCCAGAGAGAGTTTCTGGATTGAAGAGTGGATCTCAACAAAGGTTTCAGCCTGTTTGTCATCACTGTGGTGTTGTTGGACACATTAGGCCAAGGTGTTTCAAGTTATTGAGGGAGAAGAATCAGATGGAGCAAGCTTATGGTATGAGGTATCATGGACCTATATGTTATTCTTGTGGAGTTCAAGGGCATATGCGGGGTGATTGTGTCAAGTCTGTTCAAGGAGCTAATCATGGAGGATTTGGGCTCAGAAATACGTGGTCTAGGAGATTTGATCACTATGGAGATGGTGGAATGGGATTTCCTCCTTACTTTGGAGGATATGGATCTTCATATTAG